A window from Canis aureus isolate CA01 chromosome 23, VMU_Caureus_v.1.0, whole genome shotgun sequence encodes these proteins:
- the LOC144295260 gene encoding calcitonin receptor-stimulating peptide 2 codes for MGFWKLSPFLAIGLLVMYQAGILQAAPFRSALENPLESATLTEDEICVLLTAVVKDYVQMKARELQQEQETEGSSLTAQKSSCKDGPCVTNRLEGWLARAERMVKNTFMPTDVDPEAFGHQHKELAA; via the exons ATGGGATTCTGGAAGTTGTCCCCGTTTCTGGCCATTGGTCTCCTGGTCATGTATCAAGCAGGCATCCTACAGGCTGCACCATTCAG GTCTGCCTTGGAGAACCCACTGGAATCTGCTACGCTCACTGAGGACGAAATATGCGTCCTACTGACTGCCGTGGTGAAGGACTATGTGCAGATGAAGGCTCGTGAgctgcagcaggagcaggagactGAGggctccag CCTCACTGCCCAGAAGAGCTCCTGCAAGGATGGCCCCTGTGTGACCAACCGTCTGGAAGGCTGGCTGGCCAGAGCTGAGCGCATGGTGAAAAACACCTTCATGCCCACCGATGTGGACCCTGAAGCCTTCGGGCACCAGCACAAGGAGCTTGCAGCCTGA